A stretch of Patescibacteria group bacterium DNA encodes these proteins:
- a CDS encoding Type 1 glutamine amidotransferase-like domain-containing protein, with product MKLFLSSDGLSTQNLKKFFISKLPKKAKDCSLLLIFYKLDIEPEAYIEYTKEKIKSIGITNVTPFDMHNDKFTDNKKHFDIIWVCGGNTFCILDRMKKTDIFDFVKRSVIKNNSLYFGVSAGSIIAGYNIKLAGWGSESDENIIKLKNLTGLNLTNISILPHFKPNMKKELQKFKKTVDYHIIEINDEEAVFIEDENYRIIK from the coding sequence ATGAAATTATTTCTCAGTTCGGACGGACTTTCAACTCAAAATTTAAAAAAGTTTTTTATCTCAAAATTACCAAAAAAGGCAAAAGATTGTTCTTTGCTTTTGATTTTTTATAAATTAGATATAGAGCCAGAAGCTTATATAGAGTATACAAAAGAAAAAATAAAAAGTATTGGAATTACAAATGTGACTCCTTTTGATATGCACAATGATAAATTTACTGATAACAAAAAACATTTTGATATTATCTGGGTTTGTGGTGGAAACACATTTTGTATATTAGATAGAATGAAAAAAACTGACATATTTGATTTTGTAAAAAGATCTGTAATAAAAAATAACTCACTATATTTTGGAGTAAGTGCTGGAAGTATTATTGCTGGATATAACATAAAGCTTGCTGGTTGGGGATCTGAATCAGATGAAAATATCATAAAATTAAAAAACTTAACAGGATTAAACCTTACAAATATTTCAATACTTCCACATTTCAAACCAAATATGAAAAAAGAATTACAAAAATTTAAAAAAACAGTTGACTATCATATAATAGAAATTAATGATGAAGAAGCTGTATTTATAGAAGATGAAAATTATAGAATTATTAAATAA
- a CDS encoding phage holin family protein, which yields MKMLAVWLINALIIFVSPKILSGIKITDFATALITALVIGLLNAVLKPILIFLTLPLTILTLGLFTFVISAVMILLASHFVPGFTVISFWYALLLSLTLSIVNGIIK from the coding sequence ATGAAAATGCTTGCGGTTTGGCTAATAAATGCACTTATAATATTTGTATCACCAAAAATATTATCTGGAATAAAAATCACTGATTTTGCAACGGCACTTATTACAGCACTTGTAATAGGACTTTTGAATGCAGTATTAAAACCAATATTAATATTTTTGACATTACCACTTACAATTCTCACTCTTGGCCTTTTTACATTTGTAATAAGTGCAGTAATGATACTTCTTGCCTCACATTTTGTACCAGGTTTTACTGTAATAAGTTTTTGGTATGCATTGCTTCTAAGTTTGACACTATCTATTGTAAATGGAATTATAAAATAA